CCCTTCTTCCGCTCCCTCGGCCTCTCCGACAAGATCTGGAACAACGGGCCCATCAGCTTCCAGCTCCAGTGGTTCCAGACCATCACCTCCTCCGTCTGCGGCAGCAGTGAGTCCTCCCCTCCCATCAcgcttttcttttctttcttcacTTCCTTCAAAGCCCAGCCCACCATGTCTGCATGCTCTGCTCCTCCCTTAATGCACGAGCAGCAGCATGATTTCCTGCTCCATCCAGCTGTCGCCACTGCCACTGCCATGCCGCTGCCGCCATTGATAGGAGCTTTACTGCTTTTCATGGGGCCTGGCGAATTGATTCCATGGACCCTAACCATGTTTGCTGCAGGCTGCAAGAGCTACCTGGCGAACTCGCTCTTCATCTTCGGGGAGTTCGGGGGGAACGACTACAACGCGATGCTGTTCGGCAACTACAACACGGACCAGGCGAGCACGTACGCGCCGCAGATCGTGGACACCATCGGCGCCGGCGTGGAGAAGCTGGTCGCGATGGGGGCCGTGGACGTGGTGGTGCCGGGGGTGCTCCCCATCGGCTGCTTCCCCATCTACCTCACCATCTACGGCACCTCCAGCGCCGCCGACTACGACGCCCTCGGCTGCCTCAAGAAGTTCAACGACCTCTCCACCTACCACAACAGCCTGCTGCAGGCCAAGGTGTCCGCCCTCCAGGCCAAGTACAAGTCGGCGCGCATCATGTACGCCGACTTCTACGCCGGGGTCTACGACATGGTCCGGAGCCCCAGCAAATACGGTACGCGCATACCTTCATACGTACGTACATGATTTCATGCACACGTACTACTCCTTACGGACGCACGGGCTGGAGTTTGGCGTCTAGTCGACTAGCAGCACCGTTGCGGGCTAGAATTCAAACTCGCCGTGACTGCGCTGGACCCCGTCCTCCGTCGGCGCAGAGCGTTCTCGTTTTTGGACGCGCCCGTCCTGCTCTGTCCTGGCAGTGCGGCAGTGGCAGTACTAGCAGTGCAGCACGGGGCAAGCATGGTGCCGTGATTAATGTAGGATTATTCGGCGTTTAAAGGCTCGTGCACGATCGAGCAGTGAGTTTTGCAGTGCTGCACTGGTGCACCACTAGTCCTGCACTGCTGGCCGGTAGCGTGGTCACCACATGCCTGTCCGTAGGGATTTCCTGCCGTTGCCCCGCTCTGGctcgcgccggcgccggccgtGGGAACGCGGGCGTGTCCACTGTCCAGTCCAGTCCTGTCCTGCACGCGGTCGATCGCCGGTGAATAGAAAACGAGGTGGCGGGCCGACACGGGCGCGCTCGCGCTCGTGACGGGCGTCCCATACGGGGATCCGGAGCGAGTAACGACATCCCGTCACGGGGAAAATAATGGGGTTTGGTGGGCGCTGCTCCTCCTAACCGGCGCTACTTGCAGAAGCAGACAGCCGGTGCTCTGTTTCCCCAACCGAACACATGCATGCCGCCCCGCCGGTGGGTGGCTAACGCCGGGACATACGCCACTGCTCCAGCACGTTGCCGATCGGCAAACTATCTATCCCTCGGAATCTTCGTACTACACAGGACGTCACGGATGGATGCTGGATGCGGAGCAAGAAACCAAAACGATGAACCAACTAACGTAACACTGTGGGGTGATATGATCTGATCTTGCTCGTGTGTGGATGTGGATGTGGATGCAGGGTTCAGCTCGGTGTTTGAGGCGTGCTGCGGGTCGGGGGGAGGCAAGTACAACTACGCCAACAGCGCGCGGTGCGGCATGTCCGGCGCCTCCGCCTGCGCCAGCCCGGCGTCCCACCTCAGCTGGGACGGCATCCACCTCACCGAGGCCGCCTACAAGCAGATCACCGACGGCTGGCTCAACGGCGCCTACTGCCACCCCGGCATCACCCACTAGCCAGCCACCTCACCTCAGTTCGTGCATGGGCGCATCAGCGAACGCATCGTCGTCGTCCGTGGATCAATCATTAATCAATCAATCAAtcgattattattattattattattattattattatttgatCAGTCGGGTTAATTATGACGTGCCTGGGGACTGGCTAAGGCTGGGTTCCCGGTCTGATCCGGTGGCAAAAAATCGGGGCGCGTGTGTGGTGATGACTGAAGAAAGTTAAAAAAATGACGGCAACTGTCGTGGAACAGTACTGCCCGTGTTGGTGTCAGCCTGTAATAATCTGATAATTGTTTTGTTCCATGGAAAAAGAAGTGGTACAGTTGAGTGAAAACGAAAGAAATAAACACGATATAATAATGGAAGGAAGGAACTTTCTGGCGTGGCAGCGAGGGGCTTGGATCTTTTCGCCTGGCGCACGGGGTCATGTGTGGTCGGAGCTTTTCGGTAAAGACACTGCACAAATCTCGCCTCCGATGCTCATCCTGTCCGGGACGGGACTACAGAGTACAGACTAGTCTGGTAGAACTAGCCACTGTGGTCGCTCGTCGTCGGGGCATTGCCCGTGACGACGACGGACAAACCGGGGGCAGCGAAAGCGGCCAGGAGAGGCTGCTAACAGTGAACAACAACAGCTCGATGATTGATCGACAGTGCTGTTTCATCTCCGTGAAACGTAGTGGTAGTAGTCACGGTGAAAATCCTTTTGGATGATCTAAGAGAGATGGACAGATGAAACTTGCTAGATTCGTTCGTTAGGCGGGCGGGATAAGCAGCCCATTCGGACAGCGACTGCTGATGTGGCCGGTCGCTTTGACGGCCGAATCTCAGCTACCCACGTCGAATCAGCTTGAATACAAGGGAGAAATTCAATGCCTTTCGCAAGTGGCTGACGACGCGAGCGAAAGCGGACTGAGCTTTTCTTCCCAGCTGGAGTCCGTGGACTTGCCAGGCCCAAAGACAGCTACTCCACTGCAAGACCCATCATCATCCTTGCGAGTAGGAGGATCATTCCCATTCAATGCTACCACCAACATCTCTACCTCTCTAGTTGGCGACACGGCGATGGACAGCATACCGGTGTCGGGAACTCGAGGATGGCATCTCAGCGAAAAGATCCAATCGAGCAGTCCATATCTTTTAAGAATGAGCTGATTTGCACCATCTCCGCGGAAAGCAAAATGCACGGTGCGCTGCTTACTTAATTTGTACTGTACCACGGCATTCCCCTTCTTCTATACAACAAAACTCTTGTCACGACGACGCCTCCGATGGTAACAGTAATACTACAATTTTGTGGTTAAAAAGCAGGCAAGAATGTGCTGCGGCTGCGCTTGCTGTGGCGCCTGAATCGCACGCAGCTGTAGGGTTCCCCGTCAGTGTGCTTGCAAAACGGCAATCCTGGTGATGGGATCGAATCGAATCAGATGTGTAGGCACTCCAAGAATCTATTGGGTCAACCGACCGTTTGTGTCATCATGGCATGCCGCCTGGTCCAATGTCCATGCATGCAGGGCTCCCTGTGTCCTGACGAAGCTTCACTCGTCATCGGTTTCAGCGGCCTCCGTTGGACCACCCGTGCACTCTTTCCGCTGGTGAAGCTCCAGCATCTTTACCTCCGGGTGGCATAGCCCTGGATGAGTGCAGATAGAAACCCGTTAGCATTTATGAATGCGTGTTCTAGTAATAAAGTCAATAGCCCTGGGGCAGATAAAATGTGACTGACAGATCCATATTTCACCAAGCGCTTCTGCTCTGGTAAAGTCGGCTCAAGATAGACTGGACTAGTTAAGGAAATGACCTGAGCATTTTGGAATGTCCCAGACAGCAATTGAGGATGCTGTGCACTCAGGTTCGCAGAGAGCATGGGTGTTCTCGTGGTTGACGTTCATAGCAAGCATCCAGGATCCAATAGTAACATCCTCGTTGTTGAACATCCGGAAACTGGACAAATATAGGTAAGAATATGTTAGACAAACAGATATATATGGTCCAGTTTGTGGTTTGACAATTATGCTGCTGTTCCTATGTGAGAATCCGGTTCACAATATTTTGTAAAGTTTCCGAGTTAGAAACTGTCAATTTCCTTGATTCGACTATAACCTACTATAGGCTTAAGGATTATTAACCTCAACATAACAATTGCGACTCTTTCCTGTGGCTCTAACTAGACCAGACACAGGAAAAGGAAGTTCACCTAGCCACATCACTTACTAATACATGAAAGAGACATGACCACACTCCCTATCCATCTCTGGTATAACTTTCACGCTTTGGCATATGCTTTCAGCATGAGGGAATCTGGCCATAACTAACATATCTCAAAATATTCCAGCCTGTAGGAGGAATGTTCCCTGTCAAGACTTGTTTTCAATTTCAAACTGACACTAGGGACTGAAAAAATGTTTTAAGCTCGTTGCCAAGCAGTCAATTTCAAACGGACACCAGGGGAGTGAAAAAATGTTTTAAGCCCGTTGCCAAGCAGTAGGGCATTTTGCTGGCACTTCATGACTATATATTAGCATGACTACTTGGTAGTTGGTGCTAGGGGCGAATTGCACCACACCATCGCAAAGATAATTCAAGTTGTGAAGTGCCATTCATGTGTCACTAACATGTGGCCCCAGGGCACTTTTTAGGTATACATCTTTCTGTGGTACCAAGTTAAAAAAAATCTTGGTACTAGTTGGCATGCTAAGACCCAAAAAATAATATTTACTGGTACAGTTTGGCGAGTTTTAGAATATTTACCTGTTGTTTCTCAGAGCAACTAAGCTTGCCACCACATCAGCTGATAAAGCATAAATAGGTCCATATGCATGAAGGAAGTATTCTGATCCAAGTAGGAAGGACTGTGGCTCATACCTGCGTTCATCAAAAGAGAACAATCAAAACAATAAGCAGGCAGCGACGAGTGCTACACAGTATAATTGCCCAGGTGAGCGTTCGCAAATACAAAAAAACATATGGTATGAATTGCGCTCTTGTTCCCTCAACTTGTACACCGTATGTTTTATGTACCCCTAAACTTGCAGTTGCATTTCTCAGGTTCTTAACCAGTTAACCACACAATTTTTCTCTAAGTTCGCACTGTTTTTCTTagacagccccccccccccccccccacccccaccggATCCAGTTATTAAATGGAAACACATCTACACAGGCAGGTTCAAACAGTAACAAATCCAGGAACATACAAACCATAAGGCTGAATACAAGAAGAACGGATGAACTCGACTACAAATTGTTAACCAGCAGCTTTGCCCTTTCGGCCTTTTATCCTGACTCACTACCCCTATGGTCACATTGTCAGAGCAATATTTTAATCCTGCGGGAATGTTTTTGGATCCCATGCAGCCGGTCCTTTTGTCCAGATATAATCCAACTGTTGTAAATTTAGGCAGAACCATAACTACACATTTTGCATCACATTTGTTCTTATTCTAAACCATGAGCAAAGGGATTCACCAAGTACATAATTTTCAAAAACTGCATCGACGTTTGCTTCATTATTCTAAACCCTGAGCAAAGGGGTTCACCAAGTACTGGTATGTCGTATTGTGTTTGATATATCAGTGATACCAAACACATATGGCCTTAAGCTACTTTAGTACTACTACCACTTTTCAAACGTGTGTTAGCAGTAGAGAAAACTGTTTTACTTCAGGTATCACAAATaaattgcaaggttcaaattctaACTGATAGAACCGTTAATATTCAGTGAAATAACAGATTGAGTTACAAAAGTGTTGATCCAAGTGATACAAATAAAGTTCAGAGATAGGATCATATCAAATTGCAAGGTCACCCACGTTTCACCAAATGATTCAACCATGTTTTTGGCAAATTACTCACCAAATAGAAGTTCAGAGATAGGATCATATCAAGTGATACCTAACTAACACAAATATCAATTGGCTCCAACAAATGTTTCACCCATGTTTTGGCAATTTACTCATATCACAGCATGTAGCTAGCTAATATCGGTTGAGCTTACATCAAGTCATCAAATAAGCTATAGTTTCACTCCTTAACTACAGATATGAGCGGCAGAAATTTTGGATGTTCGAAAAGTTATCTTTGCACTATGCATTCACCTTTTGACCATACTTGCACAAATTCACTATCGTGAACGATAGAACTCCTAGTCAGCATAATAATATATCCAATTATCCACACATAACCAACTTTCTCCCGGCCATTACATACATGTCCATGCTAGTAGTACATACCCTATTCACTGAGAACAACAAGCTGCTTAATATTCCTAAAATGATCGAGAGGAGATCATTATCAAACTTTCCCAACATCACTTAGACCTCCTACAACTGATTAGGCAATAAGGTTTGTACTCACAGATTGTTATTAAGCTTTATTTTCCGAAATTACTTAGGCCTCCTACAGCTGAAGCTAAAACTTGAAGAAGCATTGCCATTCAGttgcattatttatttatttttacaaAATTGCCATTTCTAATTTTTTTACTACTAACTTACTTACACTGGAACATTATCTTATAGTTGATCCAGACATTTAAATATATATAAGCAATCAAAGTTAGATATATTTAACCAGAAAAGATACAGAAGAGACGAGTACATTGGATCAGAGGGAGCAGAACTTGACAAAATAAAGGTAGAGAACATGAAAATTCTCTAAGCCAAACCAACTCTGAACAGATTTTGTATCCAGAAGCATTAACCTATTCTAAACAGTCCAGTACCTCATTCCATGCTAACCATTGCATTCCCTTCCAATACTCAAGCACAATTGTTGGCTCTAAAAGAAACATATCTCAGGAAGCTCAGAACTTAACTATGAAAAAAATGCAGATATGAAAGTACTAGACCCAATCCAAAACAGTCAGCGCTaaacatagaaaaacaaatttAGGCCCTTACAGCAAATATTGCCTACTAGACCAATCCAAGTGAGCCCCACTACTTCTTTATATCCTATGATATGAAAGTACTAGATCCAATCCAAAACAGTTATCAGCGCTGAACATGGGAAAAAAAATAGGCCCTTATGGCAAATGTTGCCCACTAGACCAATCCATGTGAGCTCCACTGCTTCCATATCTCCTATGATAGGTGAAACAAGGATCACTGACGGCATCACTCCTTGCCCACCAGACAATGCCAACCATTTTGGTTTCAGATAACTATTACGAATCTTAACACAAATACTTGTGAGACCATAAGACTACAGTTTTGATGCACTACTGTTATGCCGTAGAAAAAAAATCACTTTTGGTTCAGGTTTTGCAATattagctactccctccgtccggaaatacttgtcggagaaatggataaaaatggacgTATCTAGAATTAAAATACATCTAGAGACATACATTCCTCCAACAAGtatttccgaacggagggagtactttccATATATTTAGCATGTAACAGCATGTATTGCTTCTTAGAGTTAGACATCCTTCACAAGGAAAAGTGTTAGGTAAAAAATGAAAAGAAGAAACTAACCATTTCAATTTGGGATCAGTAAAAACAGGCCCCTTCTTCATGCATCCAATGTATGTTTGTGTATGTGTACGTTCCTTGGCCAAGAGCAAGGAGAGTCTATCTGCAGGTTAGAAATTGATGATGAAAGTGCCAACCTTACAAAAAGAAAATTTGTGTATGTTGGTCAAAGCCACCGAGAGCATATATCTTGGATGTTGTCAGTTTCTTGCTCACCTGGTCTCAAGTAAATGTCATCATCAGCTTTAACATAGAAATCAGAATCGAACAACGCATAGGCAGCCTTAAAGAATGCTAACCTAAAACATAAGATCAAATCAGTTCCCATATGAAGAGATAACATAATGATATGATACTAGCTATACTGTTTACGTTTTGTATGGAAGCCTGCTATACTCCTCCTCAAGATCTAAAAGCACAAAATCATCATATTCTTCAACCTCTCTTTCAAGAGCTGCCATCTTAGACTTGTCATTGCTTTTGCCGATCACAAATCTGAATGCCAGACCAGTAGCTTCCTCCAACCTGCACTAAAGTGAACATGATGAGAATTGCAAGAGCACTTAAGCGACATCATCACTGGATAGAAACCAAAATAAAAAATAGTTGTGACAATCATCAAGCAACAGAACTTGGGCACGTTTACCACTAGAACTCTAGAAGCAAATGTACAAATTCCCTGTACAGAACAATAGATTGTCCAACTTCATGCATCATTCTTCGAACTCAGGAAAGAAACTAATTAATCACTATTTATCAGTAGTAGTGAGAAGAGTGCAGCAATTCAAAAGGATCAATACGTTCTTCTAGAGTGATTCCGCTAAAATCATGAGTATATCGCAAACTCGCAGGAGTTATGTCTAAGAGAACCACCAATGCCTAAGAATTAGCAAGTCTGATGCCACAGCAGATAACTCACAATCAAAATCAAGGAGCAAACATAGAAACAAATGAATCCAATATCCATATGATCGACAGGGTGAACTTTCCATATGAATGAATGAATGAGCTAGCTATCGATCTTAAAATTCAAGTGACCAGCAATGACTTATGTTACTGACTGAGAATTATAATAGCCACAGGATGATTTGAATACGCCGCAGTCAAAATCTAGATCACAGAAATGGACAAACGGAATGTTAGGCAACCGACCAGATCAACAGTTCAGCACTAAAGCTAGATCTCGAGCAACACAAGCGAACATGAACCAGGAAGCTGTGGTACCAGCGACAACTAACCGAAGGAGACCCTGCCGATCGGAGGGGAGCCACGTCCGCCTgagcgcgcggcggcggccgacGGAGCCGAACCCGGTGAAGATCCCGACGAAGGCCATGACCTTGTGCCTGCCGCGCGATCCGGTGGCGAGGCCCGCCGGGAGGTCGGTGGCGCCGCCCGCGGCATCCCCGGGGCGCCGGTCCCAGGCGACGGAGACGGAGAGCGGGTGCGAGGAGTCCGGGCAGCGGccccgcggggcctcggcgggcGCCCGGGAGAGGGAGACCGCGGCGGCGAGGAACCCGGCGAGGCCGAAGAGGAGGCAGGCCGCGGAGACGGCCGGcgaggagaggaggcggcggagcgAGGAGCGGCGGGAGGCTGCGGCGGCCGAGGAGGAGAACACCTTGGGCGAGCTGGGCATGGCTGCGGCGGCGCCGCGCGCGCTGCCGCGGATTTGGCGGGCGGGATGGGGGGCGACGCCGCGTGCTGCGGCCGgtgccgaggcggcggcggcgtcagATCGGAGCAGGTAGAGTGGTGGCGGAGCGGGTAGGGGCGCGACAGTGTGACGGCCTCGGCCGTTTTGCTTTGTGTTGGTGTAGTGTGACTGACTGGAATGTGTGCTGGGCTGGGCTTGGTCTAGAAGTCTAAACTTTTTTTTAGGAGCAATTTAGAGACATAAAACGAAATCACATTGCGTAAAAATATTTAAACAAAATCACTAGTTAAGGGAAACCATTTCGAAAGCTTTGTGGTAAATTCATGTTTGACCTAAGATCAAGGTCTTCTGGTGGAGGGTGCTCAAAGGTTTTCTCGCTGTGGAGGTCGAGTTATTATGAAGACATGTTAGCGAGGAGTCACATTGTCCGTTATGTGGGCATAGCAATGAGACGATTTTTCATGCGCTTATGAAATGTGGTCATGGATTGCTGTTCTGGGATGAAGCAAGGAGTTTCTTTGGCGTAAACCTTCCTCAGCTGCACCCATTAGTTTGGGCCAAAAGATCTGCTAGATCCCACGTTCATCAACAGAGACACTGCCGCCGTTGCAGTTTATGTGAATCTGTGATGTCGGCAGTCTGGAACAACCAGAATAAATACATTCACAAAGAGATGGTATATCAACTGAAGTGGTCGATGGAGGTGATAGGAGCTTATAAGAGTGTTTGACATCCCATCGAGTTCCCATGCTACGCCACCAGCGAGAGCTACATGGTGTGCGAGCGCTAGTACGGTTGCTCGAGATTGTATGGGTATAATGTATAATCCTATCAGGCAGGTGCATGAGATACCCAGGAGTTGCTGATCCATTTGTCATAGAAGCATTAGCATGTAGAGATGCACTTTTCTTTGCAGTCGAGCATGGCTGGATAACGATTACTATTGAGATAGATTGCAAAGCACCGGTGAAAGACTAGAAGCAAGGACTTGATCGGTTCATTAGAGGACACATCATCAGAGAGATGCGTACTAATCTATCATCTTTTCAGGAATGCAAACTACGGTTCGCTGGGAGAGTTGCAAATGAGGTTGCTCATATATGTGCTAGACGTGCTCTTTCAGTAGAGATGAATTCTATATTTGATGTAATCCTTGACTCGTAGTGCACTCAGCCATTGAAGTGCCAAAATCATCTTTGCCATCAACACCCCTCTTAAGGTTTTTATCGTCGCCATCCATATCATCATCCGAGGGCTCCACGGCCCCTCCCTCTACAAAATCACTATGATAAAAAGAATCATTATCATCAGGCCGACCAGCTCAGTCTGAACGACCACCCCGTCTCCCAAAACCACCACGACCCGGCCATTGGAGGCCGACCAGTCCTCATGCTCCACCTCGCACGAAGATTCTTAAAAGCAAGCACCGAGGAGGCATATAAGCCATCACCATGCTCTTTGTACACGTGACCAAACATGCGACGGACCA
This sequence is a window from Aegilops tauschii subsp. strangulata cultivar AL8/78 chromosome 7, Aet v6.0, whole genome shotgun sequence. Protein-coding genes within it:
- the LOC109768093 gene encoding GDSL esterase/lipase At5g45910; translation: MHSSTRLAYLPVYARRPWPSLCHGHGPIKSAAPRRPFHPFKALCSLPRPPAHLRAQRQRRSEHTPPSIPPPPPPASSLAYTAARVTMARTSSSPTATRLPLLLVLLSSLALQAAAQKYNAVYSFGDSITDTGNLCTNGRPSAITFTQPPYGETYFGSPTCRCSDGRVIVDFLSTKYGLPFLPPSKSTSADFKKGANMAITGATAMDAPFFRSLGLSDKIWNNGPISFQLQWFQTITSSVCGSSCKSYLANSLFIFGEFGGNDYNAMLFGNYNTDQASTYAPQIVDTIGAGVEKLVAMGAVDVVVPGVLPIGCFPIYLTIYGTSSAADYDALGCLKKFNDLSTYHNSLLQAKVSALQAKYKSARIMYADFYAGVYDMVRSPSKYGFSSVFEACCGSGGGKYNYANSARCGMSGASACASPASHLSWDGIHLTEAAYKQITDGWLNGAYCHPGITH
- the LOC109768092 gene encoding probable beta-1,3-galactosyltransferase 14; the encoded protein is MPSSPKVFSSSAAAASRRSSLRRLLSSPAVSAACLLFGLAGFLAAAVSLSRAPAEAPRGRCPDSSHPLSVSVAWDRRPGDAAGGATDLPAGLATGSRGRHKVMAFVGIFTGFGSVGRRRALRRTWLPSDRQGLLRLEEATGLAFRFVIGKSNDKSKMAALEREVEEYDDFVLLDLEEEYSRLPYKTLAFFKAAYALFDSDFYVKADDDIYLRPDRLSLLLAKERTHTQTYIGCMKKGPVFTDPKLKWYEPQSFLLGSEYFLHAYGPIYALSADVVASLVALRNNSFRMFNNEDVTIGSWMLAMNVNHENTHALCEPECTASSIAVWDIPKCSGLCHPEVKMLELHQRKECTGGPTEAAETDDE